GGGTCGGAGAGCCAGTGGATCGGCGCGCCAATCAGGCCGAGCTTTGAGAGCGCCGCATTGGCGAGGCCGTACTCCGTCGCGAAAATCCATTTCCACAATGCCCCGACCACAAGCGCCGGCAGCATCCACGCGGCGAGGAGCAGGCCACGCAGCAATTGCGCGCCGGGAAAGCCGCGCGCGAAAAAGAGCGCGACGGCAAGGCCGATTCCGATCTGGGCGATGACATTGACGCCAACGAATAGCAGCGAATTGACGAAGACCTTCTGGAATGACGGATCGGCGAGAACGGCGCGGTAATTGTCGAGCCCCACGAAAGGCCTGGCGAGCGTGACAATGTTGCCGAGATTCACCTCCTGCACGCTCATCAGCAGATTGTAGCCGACCGGGAAGCCAACAAGCGCGATGAGGTAGCCGACAGGAACGATCAGGAACACATAGAGAAGCGGCGAACGCATTCTGGGCACGCCGAACTTGAGAAATCCGGCTTGCGCCGGCCCCGCGATGCGCGGAGCCGGCAGGTTCGCAAGGGTCTTCACGGTCGTCAAAGCGGCGTCTTCGCGAGGATAGGCTGAATCTTGCGCGCCGCTTCCTGCATCGCCTGCTGCGCAGGCTTGGCGTTGGTGATCGCCTCCTGCATCGCGGTCTGCATCGCCTTCGAGATGTCAGGCCATTGCGGATGCGGCCCGCGCGCCTTGGCCGACTTCATCTGCTCGAGATAAATGCCGTAGGCTTGCGGCCACAGCGGATTGTCGACCTTGACGTCGGTGCGCGGCGCCAGCCGGCCTGACTTCCAGCCTTCGTTCAGGATCTTCGGGTTCGACATGAACTCGATGAAACGGAACGCGCCTTCCACCTGCTTCGCGCCCTTTGGTGCGACGAAGACATAACCGCCGAGCGCGGACGCGGCGACTTTCTTGTCGTCTTTCACCGGCAGCAGGGTCAGGCGCCAGTCGAACTTGGCTTCCTTCTCCATGCGCGGCAATTCCCATGGGCCGCCAAGCGCCATGGCCGTGTTGCCGGCCATGAAAGTGTTGATCACCTCATATTGCCGCTGATTGATCACGTCTTTCGAAGCGAGTCCGTCCTTCACCATGGCGGAGAGGAATTCGAGCGCCGCCGTTGCTTCCGGCTGATCGAGCTTGTCGATTGAGCCGCCGGCCTGTGTCAGGAAAGGCAGGAACTGAAACACGCCCTCTTCGGCCTGCATCGCGCAGAAGCCGAAGCCATAGACATTCTTCGCGGGGTCGCGGAGCTTCTCTGCCGCGGCGCGCAATTCGCTCCAGGTCTTCGGCGGCTTGTCCGGATCGAGGCCTTTCGCGCGGAACATGTCGGCGTTGTAGTAGAGCGCCAGTGTGTTGGCGTCGCGCGGCACGCCGAAGGTGCGGCCCTTCCATTGCGCGGAGGCCCAAGGCCCCTGGAAATAGATGTCGGGCCGAACGACCTGCGACTTCGCGACGAGATCGGTCAGATCGGTGAGCGTGCCCTGGCCCGAAAAGCTCGCGACGACGGGATTATCGAGCGTGGCGAGATCAGGCACGGAGCCGGTCGCGGTGGCCTTGATCAGTTCCGTGACAATCTGCGTCGCCGGCACCAGCCGCGGCTCGATGCGATATTCCTTCTGCGACGCGTTGAAAGCTTCGATGCCGCCATAGATCATGTCGGTTTCGAGATTGAAGACATGCCAGAGCGTAACCGTCTTGGTCTGCGCCAACGCCGCTCCGGCCGCGAAAATGGATGCGGTCGCAAGAGCGACGGAAAACCGCTTCCACATGTGTTCCTCCCTGTTTGTGCCGACGCTCTCCGGCCCCGGCGGCGACAGGATGGCGGCGCCCGCGCCGGCCGGGCAACGCACGCCGTCCTCCGAAATGGGCAATTATGGGTAAGGAGCGACGGCCTATTTCAGGTAGCCGCGCCGCCGCATGAACTGCACGGCTTTCGCCTGAAGATCGGTCGCCGCCTGCTCGGCCGTCTTCGTCCTTGCGCAGGCGGCGTTGGCCTCGTCCGCGATCATCAGCAGGATCTGCTCGGCCTCCTTGACCGGGATGTAGCCGAAGGTCTCGCCGGAGAACGCTGTTCGCAGCGCTGGATAATGCGGGTATTTCGCGCCGAGCGCCGCGTCCTGCAGCACCGACAGACGCGCCGGCGACGTGCCGACTGCAGCGGTGCGCCGCACGACCTCCTTTGAGGTCAGCCAGGCCACATATAGACGCGCCGCCTCCGGATTGCGCGCCTTGGCGTTAACGCCGATCGAGGTTCCGCCCAGCAGCGATCCGCTCGGCGGCGTGATCGCGTCGAATTTGCCGGCGACGGCGGATTTCGCGGGATCAGAGAGAGCGCCGAGGCCGCCGGCCCACATCACTGCATGCGCGGCCTTGCCGGTCTGGAAGCTGTTCAACACCTCGTTATAGTCCCAGGTGAGATTTCCGGGCGGGCTGATCGGTTGCAACTGCTCGGCCATGAATTTGATGGCCTTCAGGCTTGCGTCGCCGGCGAGATCGGGAACGCCGTTCGCATCGAAGAATTTCGCGCCAAACGCATGATGCAAAAGCGACCACATCACATAGCATTGCGGCGTCTTGCCTGCGGGCAGCGCGTAGCCATAGACGCCGTCGCCAGCCGTCTGCTTGCCGCGCGCGACGATATCGTCCCAACTTGAAGGGCCCTTCTCGGGATCGAGTCCTTTGGCGGCATAGATCGCCTTGTTGTAGAGCATGAAGGCGACATCGCCGAGGATCGGCAAGCCGACGAGCTTGCC
This sequence is a window from Terrirubrum flagellatum. Protein-coding genes within it:
- a CDS encoding sugar ABC transporter permease, with product MKTLANLPAPRIAGPAQAGFLKFGVPRMRSPLLYVFLIVPVGYLIALVGFPVGYNLLMSVQEVNLGNIVTLARPFVGLDNYRAVLADPSFQKVFVNSLLFVGVNVIAQIGIGLAVALFFARGFPGAQLLRGLLLAAWMLPALVVGALWKWIFATEYGLANAALSKLGLIGAPIHWLSDPAVALTSVTIANIWFGMPFSMILIAAALMSIPKELYEAASLDGAGSFARFRYITLPGLQATLFAVACLVTIYTMRAFDLIFAMTQGGPLDASNVLPLLSYQFSFQQFKFDIGSAIGSFSFVIVFVVALIYVRTLKKEAIA
- a CDS encoding ABC transporter substrate-binding protein, giving the protein MWKRFSVALATASIFAAGAALAQTKTVTLWHVFNLETDMIYGGIEAFNASQKEYRIEPRLVPATQIVTELIKATATGSVPDLATLDNPVVASFSGQGTLTDLTDLVAKSQVVRPDIYFQGPWASAQWKGRTFGVPRDANTLALYYNADMFRAKGLDPDKPPKTWSELRAAAEKLRDPAKNVYGFGFCAMQAEEGVFQFLPFLTQAGGSIDKLDQPEATAALEFLSAMVKDGLASKDVINQRQYEVINTFMAGNTAMALGGPWELPRMEKEAKFDWRLTLLPVKDDKKVAASALGGYVFVAPKGAKQVEGAFRFIEFMSNPKILNEGWKSGRLAPRTDVKVDNPLWPQAYGIYLEQMKSAKARGPHPQWPDISKAMQTAMQEAITNAKPAQQAMQEAARKIQPILAKTPL
- a CDS encoding ABC transporter substrate-binding protein, which codes for MIDVNRRKLALSGVAAGLVSGMASLRAQELPKTYSGMTLNVMSRTSPPFDSTVQLGDEFTQATGIKLNVTRVAPSDHYAKLMLDWTSGTNAYDVSLFVYQWKSDLAPLLADLTSLEKDVKGAPALDLDDYAPKVLDVYGKSEGKLVGLPILGDVAFMLYNKAIYAAKGLDPEKGPSSWDDIVARGKQTAGDGVYGYALPAGKTPQCYVMWSLLHHAFGAKFFDANGVPDLAGDASLKAIKFMAEQLQPISPPGNLTWDYNEVLNSFQTGKAAHAVMWAGGLGALSDPAKSAVAGKFDAITPPSGSLLGGTSIGVNAKARNPEAARLYVAWLTSKEVVRRTAAVGTSPARLSVLQDAALGAKYPHYPALRTAFSGETFGYIPVKEAEQILLMIADEANAACARTKTAEQAATDLQAKAVQFMRRRGYLK